The DNA sequence CCCAAACAAACAGAAAATATAATGGATAAAATTGTCTCGCTGGCAAAACGGCGGGGATTTGTATTTCAATCATCGGAAATTTACGGCGGACTCAACGGCTGCTGGGATTACGGTCCGCTCGGAGTTGAACTGCTGAGCAACGTGAAAGAT is a window from the Ignavibacteria bacterium genome containing:
- a CDS encoding glycine--tRNA ligase, which translates into the protein MPKQTENIMDKIVSLAKRRGFVFQSSEIYGGLNGCWDYGPLGVELLSNVKD